A section of the Anticarsia gemmatalis isolate Benzon Research Colony breed Stoneville strain chromosome 28, ilAntGemm2 primary, whole genome shotgun sequence genome encodes:
- the LOC142984836 gene encoding toll-like receptor 3, with the protein MGRNVAALAVLSVLVAGITCQETTTLPAPSNEVAKESGICRVCSCKENKVDCFDQSLTKFFSKQEWADLKAFNPKEVDLSENMFTNITVIAELSIEVLNLSRCGIEMIESASFKDLQQMRVLDLSYNKLTKEKLSPHAFEGRFAPEEYEPLAAMRILNLAHNDLHSLNADLFEHLAELEELDLSGNPLTTIDYPTLIAISSLPLLKILRMRSCELDAIPEKFLHIPRYLERLDLSDNKLTAVPQELDETKNLVYLNLNQNKIVELDMDSEDYPGFPRLRKLEELHMCNMPSLKRIGAGALAGLENLQRLHMSFNPSLSYVDPKALAKPDEIGENYDWPMVKELYLHSNNLSEVDSRLLSRWDLLEKVDVSDNPYLCDCSTQWMVDILTVTVENRGGNSSLMICQEPIEMRGYTMKHLHDIHRTMRCVDKYGNRPERDGAILLGLLIGVLLAVPLMLGLMLMWRHGYFAWLGLRGPVDTSRAFYKRAPAEDNYF; encoded by the exons ATGGGTCGGAACGTCGCGGCTCTCGCGGTCCTGAGCGTTTTGGTAGCCGGGATTACTTGCCAAGAAA CCACAACACTGCCAGCGCCGTCAAATGAAGTAGCCAAAGAATCTGGTATTTGCAGAGTGTGCTCTTGCAAAGAGAACAAAGTGGATTGTTTTGATCAAAGTTTGACTAAGTTCTTCAGTAAACAGGAATGGGCAG ATCTGAAAGCTTTTAACCCAAAAGAAGTGGACCTGTCAGAGAACATGTTTACCAACATCACAGTCATAGCAGAACTGTCGATAGAGGTGCTCAACCTGTCCCGATGTGGGATAGAGATGATTGAGAGCGCCAGCTTCAAGGATTTACAGCAGATGAGGGTGCTAGATCTTAGTTATAACAAGCTGACGAAGGAGAAACTCAGTCCTCATGCTTTTGAG GGTCGCTTCGCTCCAGAAGAATACGAGCCTCTAGCAGCGATGAGGATCCTGAACCTGGCTCACAACGACCTTCACTCGCTGAACGCGGACCTGTTCGAGCACTTGGCCGAGCTGGAGGAGCTGGACCTCAGTGGAAACCCTCTCACTACGATAGATTACCCTACTCTTATTGCTATCTCCAGTCTGCCTTTGTTGAAG attttaaGGATGCGTTCGTGCGAATTGGACGCGATTCCTGAGAAGTTCCTCCACATCCCTCGCTACCTGGAGCGCCTGGACCTCAGCGACAACAAGCTGACCGCCGTCCCTCAGGAGTTAGACGAGACCAAGAACCTGGTCTACCTGAACCTCAATCAGAATAAGATTGTGGAGCTGGATATGGATTCTGAAGATTATCC CGGTTTCCCTCGTCTCCGTAAATTGGAAGAGTTACACATGTGCAACATGCCGTCTCTCAAACGCATCGGAGCTGGTGCCCTCGCCGGCCTGGAGAACCTTCAGCGTCTCCACATGAGCTTCAACCCTAGCCTGAGCTACGTGGACCCTAAGGCCCTCGCCAAGCCTGATGAGATTGGAGAGAATTATGACTGGCCCATGGTTAAGGAG TTATACCTCCACTCCAACAATCTGTCTGAAGTGGACTCCCGCCTGCTGTCTCGCTGGGACCTCCTGGAGAAGGTGGACGTGTCAGACAACCCGTACCTGTGTGACTGCTCCACGCAATGGATGGTAGACATCCTCACAGTCACCGTGGAGAACAGGGGAGGGAACTCTTCGCTCATGAT TTGTCAAGAACCCATAGAGATGCGAGGATACACCATGAAGCACCTCCACGATATCCACCGTACCATGCGCTGTGTTGACAAGTACGGCAACAGGCCTGAGAGAGACGGCGCTATTCTACTCGGTCTACTCATAG GTGTCCTTCTGGCCGTACCCTTGATGCTAGGTTTGATGTTAATGTGGCGTCACGGCTACTTCGCATGGCTGGGACTTCGAGGCCCGGTCGATACATCACGCGCGTTCTACAAACGAGCACCGGCAGAAGACAattacttttaa